In a single window of the Ignavibacteria bacterium genome:
- a CDS encoding DinB family protein yields MNVLYNSVNRINSYLQEIPEKINKIQEGEFTYKKSPKKWSKKEIFGHLCDSAVNNLSRFVRAQFETEPFLIVPYAQDDWVRVNYYNDMDTGELLNYWITLNRQIVRVISNIPESKLAVKIELGNAAFREDSTDKTLLWLIEDYVVHMEYHLKQIVE; encoded by the coding sequence ATGAATGTTCTCTATAATTCTGTAAACCGAATAAACTCATATTTGCAGGAAATTCCTGAAAAAATAAATAAAATTCAGGAAGGTGAATTTACATACAAGAAGTCACCTAAGAAATGGTCGAAAAAAGAAATTTTCGGGCATTTGTGTGATTCTGCAGTAAATAATTTAAGCCGGTTTGTACGCGCACAATTTGAAACTGAGCCATTCCTGATAGTACCCTATGCACAGGATGATTGGGTTAGGGTTAATTACTACAATGATATGGATACCGGTGAACTTCTGAATTACTGGATCACTCTCAACAGGCAGATAGTACGGGTAATTTCAAATATTCCCGAATCAAAGCTCGCGGTGAAAATTGAGCTGGGCAACGCAGCATTCCGCGAAGATTCAACCGATAAAACACTGCTGTGGCTGATAGAGGATTACGTTGTTCATATGGAGTATCACCTGAAGCAGATAGTTGAATAA